From Pan paniscus chromosome 9, NHGRI_mPanPan1-v2.0_pri, whole genome shotgun sequence, the proteins below share one genomic window:
- the POGLUT3 gene encoding protein O-glucosyltransferase 3 isoform X2: MLRMDGARALQGVCRESHVGFHLGLTCLNCEGLQGALSSGETPFKVVVKSLSPKELVRIHVPKPLDRNDGTFLMRYRMYETVDEGLKIEVLYGDEHVAQSPYILKGPVYHEYCECPEDPQAWQKTLSCPTKEPQIAKDFASFPSINLQQMLKEVPKRFGDERGAIVHYTILNNHVYRRSLGKYTDFKMFSDEILLSLTRKVLLPDLEFYVNLGDWPLEHRKVNGTPSPIPIISWCGSLDSRDVVLPTYDITHSMLEAMRGVTNDLLSIQGNTGPSWINKTERAFFRGRDSREERLQLVQLSKENPQLLDAGITGYFFFQEKEKELGKAKLMGFFDFFKYKYQVNVDGTVAAYRYPYLMLGDSLVLKQDSPYYEHFYMALEPWKHYVPIKRNLSDLLEKVKWAKENDEEAKKIAKEGQLMARDLLQPHRLYCYYYQVLQKYAERQSSKPEVRDGMELVPQPEDSTAICQCHRKKPSREEL, from the exons ATGTTGCGAATGGACGGCGCCCGGGCGTTACAAGGAGTGTGCCGTGAGTCACACGTTGGCTTCCATCTCGGACTTACTTGTCTTAACTGTGAGGGATTGCAGGGAGCGCTTTCCAGTG gtGAAACACCATTCAAAGTAGTAGTCAAATCTCTTTCACCTAAAGAGTTGGTCCGGATACATGTCCCTAAACCTTTGGACAGGAATGATGGAACATTTTTGATGAGATATAGGATGTATGAAACTGTCGATGAAGGCCTGAAGATAGAGGTCCTTTATGGTGATGAACATGTGGCTCAGTCTCCCTATATTTTGAAAG GACCAGTGTACCATGAGTACTGTGAGTGTCCGGAAGATCCTCAGGCCTGGCAGAAAACTCTTTCTTGTCCAACCAAGGAACCACAGATTGCAAAAGATTTTGCTTCCTTTCCCAGCATCAATCTCCAGCAAATGCTAAAAGAAGTCCCCAAAAGGTTTGGGGATGAGAGAGGTGCCATTGTTCATTACACGATTCTCAATAACCATGTTTACCGGAGATCTTTAGGGAAATACACAGACTTCAAGATGTTCTCTGATGAGATTTTGTTATCATTGACAAGAAAG GTCCTTCTCCCAGATTTGGAATTTTATGTTAATCTTGGAGATTGGCCCTTGGAGCATCGAAAAGTCAATGGAACCCCCAGCCCCATACCTATCATTTCATGGTGTGGCTCTCTGGATTCAAGAGATGTTGTCCTTCCAACGTATGACATAACCCACTCCATGCTTGAAGCCATGCGGGGTGTTACAAATGATCTCCTCTCTATTCAGGGAAATACAG GGCCTTCCTGGATCAATAAAACAGAGAGAGCTTTCTTCAGAGGTAGAGACAGCCGAGAGGAGAGGCTCCAGTTGGTACAGCTGTCCAAAGAAAATCCTCAGCTACTAGATGCAGGAATTAcaggatatttctttttccaagagaaagaaaaggagcttGGAAAAGCCAAGTTGATGggtttctttgatttctttaag TACAAGTATCAAGTAAATGTGGATGGGACCGTGGCTGCTTACAGATATCCATATCTCATGCTGGGCGACAGTCTGGTTTTAAAGCAGGACTCGCCATATTATGAACATTTCTACATGGCACTAGAACCTTGGAAGCAttatgttccaattaaaagaaatCTGAgtgatttattagagaaagttaAATGGGCTAAG gAAAATGATGAAGAAGCCAAGAAGATTGCAAAAGAAGGACAGTTGATGGCTAGGGACCTACTACAGCCACACAGGCTTTACTGCTACTATTACCAAGTACTGCAG AAATATGCCGAGCGCCAGTCCAGCAAACCCGAAGTACGTGATGGAATGGAACTTGTTCCTCAGCCAGAAGATAGCACAGCCATCTGCCAGTGCCACAGGAAAAAGCCTTCAAGAGAAGAACTTTGA
- the EXPH5 gene encoding exophilin-5 isoform X2 — protein sequence MLKQPLTYRLRKETAKNDPIELPTSRSKNVTNQKKPTPFSSRMSFRSSFASLFSFRKSGKETSKLPSLGQKGCDGHAGPPMPVRGAAVQAKIYNSPLENHLVDSTFVPKRAVMREESGMPPPWDASLLENEFFQVLDDLDSKLAQEQSASSVNTRTPLNYGSRTQFGHFYSSGNRHGNITERHKKHYNETSNKSIYDILRPGTPREGFKTFSPRTSTIYDMYRTREPRVFKEDYVQKNTFGSTSLCFDSRQRSALPATGHFTARSLHFPATTQSKSGFIPPRHQQSPKRTPLSSIIWNRSDSSRDRENQEEFLRAPSPMEIDPADKYVYPRGFQENKRYESYHSQNVYQRVSLNAPMENAMSPDTFENSENVPFYHQSNTFARSFFSNTFGRSGEQRRFGQGPFWGQEKGHSFWSDFHRSRKSFSSSDRDFEMISMEANSVSAIHGHNVSSEHWESFSSGYGTDVSRGQEEPHPWQFDFQRSTLDSMVVSHGNETQLTPHFGTPNVCSMTGSSYHVKSSELVSQQDSSPVEVHINKEASSFGIAQTLASSFKTSFSQISDDRRNPQSPNLQNPTVTLQKIFPNKPASHPMRSHTEVTVTNSNSVDSLPLSKSQPNILVTEVNNEKDLNESISEEDKQLSKMDQTNKAGEIPQPVSQTGISNSLPDFQNPLSQDSAKSNGFGFNASTIISSKKSPRVFSRKDTSKMYILHTDKSNDIKQDKRFTENRKLGSTASLPFIQEHRTPPSFPRTDQGCHQELTVNNEDISRIITNNHWSSAPTDTQNAQYSKCKLTPGHKTSCDSLDLSSAALPDSSPSKNSSLDAPVVPSTTVFSRRSPSDKDPSLGEREEKDNAGKNQKNQFIVSHSENQERNDSPVPTHDEVVDVKCHSHSPFRNERGKGKIRHHISCIEKLSKTESISVPTSNHRSLIEANQSNSKVSELDTIYCTLPRKSSSFLIHGRQSGSKIMAASLRNGPPPFQIKNNVEDAMGNYTLNKFSPSSPESANECSKVLSDSALEAPEATERMTNVKSSGSTSVRKGPLPFLINRAMSCPSGEPHASTGREGRKKPLTSGTDASELTPRAWERIISPVESDSSVRDCSLTKRQHQKENFQEYTEKEGKMAASRRSVFALSNEDPLPFCSDLSGKERGKTLHKVKTTSTFSVSGDEDNVKCLEVVSIYYTLPRKPSKKFCNLLQQYTQNTNLLIESPQVETETFPNALEKDKQNYSTREQSGTPSCENLKMSVNSDQMLTTENMTAFRLSNRGPLAPTLQEMASVEAAVSLPEEESKAREIFSDNLAKTPLGDSENKKERGKKLQSETLHTLLMLQRKNVSEEKSENCQQSINSSNSGPSSLPALSEVNIGNSQTRRSSWECTGSGRAIPFTGSGKCPQKDHTSTAVGDGSSGSQPREGRGDIGTNCQKMTNKTLSHSESQVFALTPALHKLQLGEESQSDEPNLESLQSEPRELPQRSQEANMTESRKAEDEMQKSAWDQPSLPEGNKNKTNLDDLVKGENRSSVKHRLAAMSKASRKFPAKDVSPRRHVATIFPQSGSRSGFDHLSLGTVECKPLFPEPTPKSAESIGESRLSEDGKNVKKSENLLPITVLPNREPSTHVSNQKSNSISQRHQNAFKNVSESPSKHENSKDVTAAQNLVRESGAPSPITFTSLREAEFSDNQRRLSPPFPLEPAQKSRVSIPLASFLQQQRSASSLEWEPEPHLYRSKSLKSINVHGDLLRKSHPPKIRERHFSESTSIDNALSRLTLGNEFSVNNGYSRRFRSFSELPSCDGNESWAYRSGTKTGPRSAISIYRPIDYGIFGKEQQLAFLENVKRSLTQGRLWKPSFLKNPGFLKDDLRNPPNPSESLSSNSPSSQVPEDGLSPSEPLNIYEDDPVDSDCDTDTTTDDEYYLDENDKESEL from the coding sequence TTTTAGATGACTTGGATAGCAAATTGGCTCAGGAACAGTCTGCAAGCTCAGTGAATACCAGAACACCCCTCAACTATGGATCAAGAACACAGTTCGGTCACTTTTATTCCAGTGGTAACAGACATGGTAATATCACAGAAAGGCACAAAAAACACTATAATGAAACTTCCAATAAGTCTATCTATGACATCCTAAGACCAGGAACTCCTAGGGAAGGTTTTAAAACCTTTTCTCCTAGGACAAGCACAATTTATGATATGTATAGGACAAGGGAGCCCAGAGTCTTTAAAGAAGATTATGTGCAAAAGAATACTTTTGGCAGTACTTCGCTGTGTTTTGACAGCAGGCAACGGTCGGCCTTACCAGCCACAGGGCATTTCACAGCAAGAAGCTTACATTTTCCAGCCACAACTCAGAGCAAGAGTGGGTTTATACCACCAAGGCACCAGCAGAGTCCAAAGAGAACTCCTTTATCATCCATCATATGGAACAGATCAGATTCCTCTAGAGACAGGGAGAACCAGGAAGAGTTCCTGAGGGCACCATCACCAATGGAAATTGATCCCGCTGACAAGTATGTGTATCCCAGGGGTTTTCAGGAGAATAAGAGATATGAATCGTACCATTCACAGAATGTTTACCAACGTGTTAGTTTAAATGCTCCCATGGAGAATGCAATGAGTCCCGACACTTTTGAGAACTCAGAGAACGTGCCATTCTACCATCAAAGCAACACATTTGCCAGATCTTTCTTCAGCAATACCTTTGGACGAAGCGGAGAACAGAGGAGATTTGGACAAGGTCCTTTTTGGGGCCAAGAGAAAGGACATTCTTTCTGGTCTGACTTTCATCGAAGCAGGAAATCATTCAGTTCTTCTGACAGAGACTTTGAAATGATTTCCATGGAAGCAAATAGTGTATCAGCCATTCATGGCCATAATGTTTCTTCTGAACACTGGGAATCATTTTCTTCTGGTTATGGAACAGATGTTTCCAGAGGCCAAGAAGAGCCACATCCCTGGCAGTTTGATTTTCAGAGATCCACACTGGATAGCATGGTGGTATCACATGGTAATGAGACCCAGTTGACTCCTCATTTTGGCACACCAAATGTTTGCTCCATGACTGGTTCAAGCTATCACGTCAAATCTAGTGAGTTGGTAAGTCAACAGGACAGTTCTCCTGTAGAAGTACATATAAACAAAGAAGCTTCCTCATTTGGAATTGCTCAGACTCTAGCATCCTCATTCAAAACTTCCTTTTCCCAGATTTCTGATGACAGAAGGAATCCTCAGAGTCCCAACTTGCAGAATCCCACAGTCACTTTGcagaaaatttttccaaataagcCTGCCTCTCATCCAATGAGAAGCCATACAGAAGTCACTGTGACCAACAGCAATTCAGTTGACTCTCTGCCTCTTTCCAAAAGCCAGCCTAATATCTTGGTCACAGAAGTGAATAATGAGAAAGACTTAAATGAATCTATTTCAGAAGAAGACAAACAGCTAAGCAAGATGGACCAGACAAACAAGGCAGGTGAAATACCCCAACCTGTTTCACAGACAGGGATCTCAAACTCTTTACCTGATTTTCAAAATCCCTTATCCCAGGACTCAGCCAAGAGCAACGGGTTTGGTTTTAATGCATCTACCATAATAAGTTCAAAAAAGTCACCCAGAGTCTTTTCCAGGAAAGATACCTCCAAAATGTATATACTGCACACAGATAAATCCAATGACATTAAACAAGATAAGAGGTTtactgaaaacagaaaacttgGCTCAACAGCTTCCCTTCCTTTCATTCAGGAACACAGAACACCACCATCTTTCCCCAGGACAGACCAAGGTTGTCACCAGGAATTAACTGTAAATAATGAAGATATTTCAAGAATTATTACAAATAACCACTGGAGCTCTGCACCGACTGATACTCAAAATGCACAATACTCAAAATGCAAGTTGACTCCTGGCCACAAGACCTCCTGTGATTCTTTAGATCTGTCATCAGCTGCACTACCAGATTCCTCACCATCAAAGAATTCTTCCCTTGATGCTCCTGTGGTTCCATCTACTACAGTGTTCTCCAGGAGAAGTCCTTCAGACAAAGATCCATCgctaggagaaagagaagaaaaagacaatgcTGGGAAGAACCAAAAGAATCAGTTTATTGTAAGCCACTCAGAAAACCAAGAGAGAAATGATAGTCCTGTGCCTACACATGATGAAGTGGTTGATGTCAAATGCCATTCACACTCTCCTTTtaggaatgaaagaggaaaaggaaaaataaggcaTCATATATCCTGTATTGAAAAGTTAAGCAAAACAGAAAGTATATCAGTACCCACCAGTAATCACAGGAGCCTCATTGAAGCAAATCAAAGCAATTCCAAAGTTTCTGAACTTGACACAATTTATTGTACCTTGCCAAGAAAATCAAGCAGTTTTCTCATACATGGCAGGCAGTCAGGAAGTAAAATAATGGCTGCTTCATTGAGGAATGGGCCACCTCCCTTCCAAATCAAAAATAATGTGGAAGATGCAATGGGGAACTATACGTTAAACAAATTTAGTCCCAGTTCTCCTGAGTCAGCGAATGAATGTTCCAAAGTCCTTTCAGACTCAGCCCTGGAAGCACCTGAAGCCACAGAGAGAATGACAAATGTAAAAAGCAGTGGATCTACTTCTGTTAGAAAAGGACCACTTCCATTCCTCATCAACAGGGCTATGTCATGTCCCTCAGGGGAGCCACATGCCTCAactggaagagaaggaagaaaaaagccaTTGACCTCAGGCACGGATGCTTCTGAGCTAACACCAAGGGCTTGGGAGAGAATCATTAGCCCTGTGGAAAGTGACTCATCTGTTAGAGATTGTTCTTTAACCAAAAGACAACACCAAAAGGAAAACTTCCAAGAATACACTGAGAAAGAGGGTAAAATGGCTGCCTCCAGGAGAAGTGTATTTGCTCTTTCAAATGAAGACCCTTTACCTTTTTGCTCAGACTTGTCAGGAAAAGAACGTGGGAAAACATTACATAAAGTTAAGACAACTAGTACGTTTTCTGTTTCTGGTGATGAAGATAATGTAAAATGTCTGGAGGTGGTCTCAATATATTACACTCTACCGAGGAAACCCAGCAAAAAATTCTGTAACCTCCTTCAACAGTATACACAAAATACTAATTTACTTATAGAATCACCTCAAGTGGAGACTGAAACATTTCCTAACGCtttagaaaaagacaaacagaatTATTCTACACGAGAGCAGTCAGGAACACCTTCATGTGAAAATCTAAAGATGTCCGTCAACTCTGATCAGATGCTCACCACTGAAAATATGACTGCCTTCCGATTATCAAATAGGGGGCCCCTAGCTCCTACATTACAGGAAATGGCTTCTGTTGAGGCAGCTGTTTCTCTTCCTGAAGAGGAATCTAAAGCTAGAGAGATTTTTTCAGATAATTTAGCTAAAACACCTCTAGGTGATTCAGAAAACAAGAAGGAAAGAGGCAAAAAGTTGCAAAGTGAAACCCTGCATACTTTATTGATGCTTCAGAGAAAAAATGTATccgaagaaaaatctgaaaattgtCAACAATCCATTAATTCAAGTAACAGTGGTCCCTCTAGTCTTCCAGCTCTTTCAGAAGTTAATATTGGAAATTCCCAAACTAGAAGAAGTTCTTGGGAGTGTACAGGGAGTGGTAGAGCCATTCCATTTACTGGAAGTGGCAAGTGTCCTCAGAAAGATCACACATCCACAGCTGTAGGTGATGGCTCCAGTGGATCACAGCCTAGGGAAGGCAGAGGGGACATTGGAACCAACTGCCAAAAAATGACTAATAAAACACTTTCTCACTCAGAGAGTCAAGTCTTTGCCCTTACTCCAGCATTGCATAAACTACAGCTTGGTGAGGAGTCTCAGTCAGATGAACCAAACTTAGAGAGTCTGCAGTCTGAACCAAGAGAATTACCTCAAAGAAGTCAGGAGGCAAATATGACAGAGAGCAGGAAGGCTGAAGATGAAATGCAGAAGTCAGCTTGGGATCAACCTTCACTTcctgaaggaaacaaaaataaaaccaacttgGATGACCTAGTAAAGGGGGAAAATAGATCTTCAGTTAAACACAGATTGGCAGCCATGTCTAAAGCCAGCAGAAAATTCCCAGCTAAAGATGTAAGCCCCAGAAGACATGTAGCTACTATCTTCCCCCAAAGTGGAAGCAGATCTGGCTTTGACCATTTATCTCTTGGCACAGTGGAGTGCAAACCACTGTTCCCTGAGCCTACTCCAAAATCTGCAGAGTCCATTGGCGAAAGCAGGTTGAGTGAGGATGGAAAGAATGTGAAGAAATCCGAGAACCTTCTCCCCATTACTGTACTACCCAACAGAGAACCTTCTACACACGTCAGCAACCAGAAGTCTAACAGCATTTCACAACGACATCAGAATGCGTTTAAAAACGTCTCAGAATCACCATCAAAGCATGAGAATTCTAAAGACGTCACAGCAGCTCAGAATTTAGTAAGAGAATCAGGAGCCCCATCACCCATCACATTCACCAGCCTCAGGGAAGCAGAATTCTCTGACAATCAGAGGAGGCTGAGCCCTCCTTTTCCACTGGAGCCTGCACAGAAATCTAGAGTAAGCATTCCACTGGCCAGTTTTCTGCAGCAACAAAGGAGTGCTTCATCTCTGGAGTGGGAACCTGAGCCACACCTCTATCGTTCAAAGAGTTTAAAAAGCATTAATGTTCATGGTGATCTACTACGAAAAAGCCATCCTCCAAAAATCAGGGAGCGCCATTTTTCTGAAAGCACTTCTATCGACAATGCCCTGAGTCGACTGACCCTTGGGAATGAATTCTCTGTCAACAATGGGTACAGTCGAAGATTCAGATCTTTTTCTGAACTCCCCTCCTGCGATGGAAATGAAAGTTGGGCTTATCGCAGCGGGACAAAAACAGGTCCCAGGTCTGCAATATCTATATACAGACCTATCGACTATGGGATCTTTGGGAAAGAACAACAGTTAGCTTTCTTAGAAAATGTAAAGAGGTCACTTACACAAGGAAGATTATGGAAACCAAGTTTTCTTAAGAACCCTGGCTTCCTAAAAGATGATTTGAGGAACCCTCCCAACCCCTCAGAGTCATTAAGCTCAAATTCTCCCAGTAGTCAGGTGCCAGAAGATGGCTTATCTCCAAGTGAACCGCTTAATATCTATGAGGATGACCCAGTGGACTCAGATTGTGACACAGACACAACCACAGATGATGAATACTACCTGGATGAAAATGACAAAGAGTCAGAACTGTGA
- the POGLUT3 gene encoding protein O-glucosyltransferase 3 isoform X1, with protein MRRLPRALLLQLRLALLVAAGAPEVLVSAPRSLVWGPGLQAAAVLPVRYFYLQAVNSEGQNLTRSPPGETPFKVVVKSLSPKELVRIHVPKPLDRNDGTFLMRYRMYETVDEGLKIEVLYGDEHVAQSPYILKGPVYHEYCECPEDPQAWQKTLSCPTKEPQIAKDFASFPSINLQQMLKEVPKRFGDERGAIVHYTILNNHVYRRSLGKYTDFKMFSDEILLSLTRKVLLPDLEFYVNLGDWPLEHRKVNGTPSPIPIISWCGSLDSRDVVLPTYDITHSMLEAMRGVTNDLLSIQGNTGPSWINKTERAFFRGRDSREERLQLVQLSKENPQLLDAGITGYFFFQEKEKELGKAKLMGFFDFFKYKYQVNVDGTVAAYRYPYLMLGDSLVLKQDSPYYEHFYMALEPWKHYVPIKRNLSDLLEKVKWAKENDEEAKKIAKEGQLMARDLLQPHRLYCYYYQVLQKYAERQSSKPEVRDGMELVPQPEDSTAICQCHRKKPSREEL; from the exons ATGCGCCGCCTCCCGCGGgccctgctgctgcagctgcGCCTCGCCCTGCTGGTGGCCGCGGGGGCCCCGGAGGTGCTGGTCAGCGCGCCGCGGAGCCTGGTGTGGGGGCCCGGGCTGCAGGCGGCCGCCGTCCTTCCGGTCCGCTATTTCTACCTGCAGGCGGTCAACTCGGAGGGCCAGAACCTCACTCGCTCTCCCCCAG gtGAAACACCATTCAAAGTAGTAGTCAAATCTCTTTCACCTAAAGAGTTGGTCCGGATACATGTCCCTAAACCTTTGGACAGGAATGATGGAACATTTTTGATGAGATATAGGATGTATGAAACTGTCGATGAAGGCCTGAAGATAGAGGTCCTTTATGGTGATGAACATGTGGCTCAGTCTCCCTATATTTTGAAAG GACCAGTGTACCATGAGTACTGTGAGTGTCCGGAAGATCCTCAGGCCTGGCAGAAAACTCTTTCTTGTCCAACCAAGGAACCACAGATTGCAAAAGATTTTGCTTCCTTTCCCAGCATCAATCTCCAGCAAATGCTAAAAGAAGTCCCCAAAAGGTTTGGGGATGAGAGAGGTGCCATTGTTCATTACACGATTCTCAATAACCATGTTTACCGGAGATCTTTAGGGAAATACACAGACTTCAAGATGTTCTCTGATGAGATTTTGTTATCATTGACAAGAAAG GTCCTTCTCCCAGATTTGGAATTTTATGTTAATCTTGGAGATTGGCCCTTGGAGCATCGAAAAGTCAATGGAACCCCCAGCCCCATACCTATCATTTCATGGTGTGGCTCTCTGGATTCAAGAGATGTTGTCCTTCCAACGTATGACATAACCCACTCCATGCTTGAAGCCATGCGGGGTGTTACAAATGATCTCCTCTCTATTCAGGGAAATACAG GGCCTTCCTGGATCAATAAAACAGAGAGAGCTTTCTTCAGAGGTAGAGACAGCCGAGAGGAGAGGCTCCAGTTGGTACAGCTGTCCAAAGAAAATCCTCAGCTACTAGATGCAGGAATTAcaggatatttctttttccaagagaaagaaaaggagcttGGAAAAGCCAAGTTGATGggtttctttgatttctttaag TACAAGTATCAAGTAAATGTGGATGGGACCGTGGCTGCTTACAGATATCCATATCTCATGCTGGGCGACAGTCTGGTTTTAAAGCAGGACTCGCCATATTATGAACATTTCTACATGGCACTAGAACCTTGGAAGCAttatgttccaattaaaagaaatCTGAgtgatttattagagaaagttaAATGGGCTAAG gAAAATGATGAAGAAGCCAAGAAGATTGCAAAAGAAGGACAGTTGATGGCTAGGGACCTACTACAGCCACACAGGCTTTACTGCTACTATTACCAAGTACTGCAG AAATATGCCGAGCGCCAGTCCAGCAAACCCGAAGTACGTGATGGAATGGAACTTGTTCCTCAGCCAGAAGATAGCACAGCCATCTGCCAGTGCCACAGGAAAAAGCCTTCAAGAGAAGAACTTTGA